The following nucleotide sequence is from Heliomicrobium gestii.
GGGTTGCCCCAATAAGGATTCTAACTGGGCCAGCACAAGCCTGCGCGCCCGTTCAGGGCTCCAGTCGCCCTGCTCATCATTGTTTTCAATGATCTGACGGATGATTTGGCGCGCCAGCGTCTCATCGACTTCATTGTCCACCAGTCTTTTATATGCCGAATGCAACTCGACAGGAAGGTTGGCATCGGCTTCATCCAGCCGTCCCAGAATTTCACCCATTAACAGCTTCATTTGTTTCAGTTCGCTGTCAATAACGCTCTGACTGGTATCTCCCACCGTTTCGACTTTTTTGACAGACAACCCTTCTCGTGAAGTGTCGCCGCTCACAATCGCGTCAATAGGATGAACGGCTCCTCTGGTGAGTGGAGCGACAGCCGGAACCATCACCGGCACAACGTCAGGAGCACGCTTACGGGCTTCCGTCGTCACAGGGGTCTCGCGTGAGCGAAGCATTCCCTGTGGTTCAGGGGAACGCACCAGCCCGATGGGCTCGCGGGAATGAGCCTCCCGCGCGATGACCGAGTTGTCCTCCACAGCACCGGTGATCTCCACCATTTCCCGAGAGAACAGCCCCAAGAGACCTCCCTCTTTGATCTTCCGGGTGTGAAGGATGACAGCGTCCTTCCCCATTTCCTGCTTCATTTTATTCATGGCTTCCTGCACCGTCGGCGCAACGAATCGTTTGACCCGCAAGGTTTACTTCACCATCCCAATCGTCTGGACTTGCAGTTGGGTGTTGATCTCATTATAAGACAGAACCACCAGATGAGGTACAACCCGCTCTGTCAAGCGTTTGAAATAAAGGCGAACGATGGGGGCGCAAAGGACGACAGGTTGATAGCCGATCTGGGATACCCGTTCCACCTCCGAGGAAAGGGAAGCGATAAGGCGCTGCGCTTCCGTCGGAT
It contains:
- the flhF gene encoding flagellar biosynthesis protein FlhF, with the translated sequence MRVKRFVAPTVQEAMNKMKQEMGKDAVILHTRKIKEGGLLGLFSREMVEITGAVEDNSVIAREAHSREPIGLVRSPEPQGMLRSRETPVTTEARKRAPDVVPVMVPAVAPLTRGAVHPIDAIVSGDTSREGLSVKKVETVGDTSQSVIDSELKQMKLLMGEILGRLDEADANLPVELHSAYKRLVDNEVDETLARQIIRQIIENNDEQGDWSPERARRLVLAQLESLLGQPRPILLPDTVKSQEVVMMVGPTGVGKTTTIAKLAATFSIVNRRKVGLITADTYRIAAVEQLKTFGDIIGVPVDVVFTPQALRSAIERHQDKELLLVDTAGRSHKNGSQLEELSAYVEISQPSRTILVLSATTKFKDLMQITECFSPMNIDRYLFTKLDETSHYGSILNLIHGTGKPLSYVTTGQNVPDDMEVADPKKLSNLIYGETN